A genomic region of Enterococcus sp. 12C11_DIV0727 contains the following coding sequences:
- a CDS encoding dipeptide epimerase → MKITKINVAPKAVKLKEPITISLGTIEHSMSAIVEIETDEGTIGYGEGSPGILITGETLKGTTECIQLFERQLLGVDPLDLEKVHSIMNSVAAQAPSAKTAIDIACYDLFGKKANLPVYKLLGGFASSVQTDMTIGIDTPEIMAEKAKLAISQGFDTLKIKVGTGFVSDIARIKTIREVVGSQIKLRLDANQGWNPKEAVNTINHLAQFDIELVEQPVAYHDIEGLTFVTNHVMTPIMSDESCFNSKDALRLIKARAVDFVNIKLMKCGGIHEALKINSICEAAGIECMIGCMVEETNIGVTAAAHLAAATKNITRADLDATFGLNEVAIPGGVGLEATSLISLSNKAGLGLSK, encoded by the coding sequence TTGAAAATAACAAAAATTAATGTAGCACCCAAAGCTGTAAAACTAAAAGAGCCAATCACCATTTCATTGGGAACGATCGAACACTCGATGAGTGCAATTGTTGAAATTGAAACAGACGAAGGCACTATTGGTTACGGTGAAGGCTCTCCTGGGATTCTGATCACGGGTGAGACCTTGAAGGGGACAACTGAATGTATTCAATTATTTGAAAGACAATTGCTAGGTGTGGATCCATTAGATTTGGAGAAAGTTCACAGCATTATGAATTCTGTTGCGGCACAAGCTCCCTCAGCCAAAACAGCGATCGATATTGCATGTTATGATTTGTTTGGGAAAAAGGCTAACCTTCCAGTGTATAAACTTCTAGGCGGTTTTGCTTCTTCTGTTCAAACAGATATGACGATTGGGATCGATACACCTGAAATAATGGCTGAAAAAGCAAAATTAGCTATTTCACAGGGATTTGATACGTTAAAAATAAAAGTTGGGACAGGGTTTGTATCCGATATTGCCAGAATCAAAACTATCAGGGAAGTAGTTGGCAGTCAAATCAAACTACGATTAGATGCCAATCAAGGTTGGAACCCTAAAGAAGCTGTAAATACAATCAATCATTTAGCCCAATTTGATATTGAGTTAGTTGAACAACCGGTCGCTTATCATGATATCGAAGGGTTGACATTTGTTACAAATCACGTGATGACGCCGATCATGTCAGATGAAAGCTGTTTTAATTCTAAAGACGCCTTGCGTTTGATCAAAGCACGTGCAGTCGATTTTGTGAATATCAAGCTAATGAAATGCGGAGGAATCCATGAAGCATTGAAAATCAATAGCATTTGTGAAGCGGCAGGCATTGAGTGTATGATTGGATGTATGGTAGAAGAAACGAATATCGGAGTGACAGCGGCCGCTCATTTAGCTGCTGCAACTAAAAATATTACCAGAGCTGATTTAGATGCAACGTTCGGGTTGAATGAAGTGGCAATTCCCGGAGGCGTTGGTTTGGAAGCGACTAGTTTGATTTCATTATCAAACAAAGCTGGCTTAGGTTTGAGCAAATAA
- the gpsB gene encoding cell division regulator GpsB, whose translation MANLVYSPKDILQKEFKTKMRGYDPVEVDEFLDNVIKDYEAYNKELLTLQEENNRLLAKLDQASKVQQAMPTRNAQEMPKSAAVTNFDILKRLSNLEREVFGKKLDDTPASNPISGMSHSNPYESNLHHNSYEREIDNSETRQF comes from the coding sequence ATGGCAAATTTAGTATACAGTCCAAAAGATATTTTACAAAAAGAATTTAAAACAAAAATGCGCGGTTATGATCCAGTTGAAGTTGATGAATTTTTAGATAACGTGATCAAAGATTATGAAGCGTACAACAAAGAGCTTTTAACCTTGCAAGAAGAAAATAATCGCTTACTAGCTAAACTTGATCAAGCATCTAAAGTACAACAAGCGATGCCGACACGTAATGCACAAGAAATGCCGAAAAGTGCTGCTGTCACAAACTTTGATATTCTAAAACGTTTATCTAATTTAGAGCGTGAAGTATTTGGCAAAAAATTAGATGATACTCCTGCTTCAAATCCGATTTCAGGAATGAGCCATTCTAATCCATATGAAAGTAATTTGCATCATAACTCATATGAACGTGAAATTGATAACTCTGAAACACGTCAATTTTAA
- a CDS encoding transglutaminase domain-containing protein, whose protein sequence is MYYDLKYMSVPLPEDVIKLKNYGDFDGAGKLIAYLLTSELPESLRKRLEIEQDIIRIVGIDEYPFDFTEATNMMKETFQAYDEQELTHLKETGKVDWLYINGKVHFQRRFLMNLIKTQADYEARLIVKEDNEVDRLRKQELTENVQWMKTKASRKVKIHLKTSIQVKKEYERPGEKVKVYLPLPKECKQTSDIQILKTTPEATFIAPEHEVQRTVYFETILEEGQIFSVEYSYISQVDYVELDPEKATEVQPEFELNEQLPHIRFTPYLEQLLAEILAGETNPIKKARKIYNFITTKVNYSFMREYFTIENISEYAAVNLKGDCGVQAILFITLCRMAKIPAKWQSGLYVSQYYTGCHDWTQFYVAPYGWVFADLSFGGGARRNGDLERWNYYFGNLDIFRMPANSEIQMDFNPPKQFLRADPIDNQRGEFEYQNQGLPYAYLEVKQELVSMEELV, encoded by the coding sequence ATGTATTATGATCTAAAATATATGAGTGTACCGTTACCAGAAGATGTCATTAAATTGAAAAATTATGGTGATTTTGATGGTGCAGGAAAGTTGATAGCCTATCTATTAACGAGTGAATTACCTGAGTCGCTTAGAAAACGCTTGGAGATTGAACAAGACATCATCCGTATTGTTGGCATTGATGAATATCCATTTGACTTTACAGAAGCAACCAACATGATGAAAGAAACGTTTCAGGCATACGACGAGCAAGAACTGACTCATTTAAAAGAAACTGGAAAAGTAGATTGGCTTTATATCAATGGAAAAGTCCATTTTCAGCGTCGCTTTTTAATGAATTTAATCAAGACACAGGCTGATTATGAAGCGAGATTGATTGTTAAAGAAGATAACGAAGTTGATCGTTTACGCAAGCAAGAGCTGACAGAAAATGTTCAGTGGATGAAAACAAAAGCCAGCAGAAAAGTCAAAATCCATTTAAAAACTAGCATTCAGGTAAAAAAAGAATACGAACGTCCAGGTGAAAAGGTGAAAGTTTATCTACCGTTACCAAAAGAATGTAAACAAACGTCAGACATTCAAATCTTGAAAACGACACCTGAAGCAACTTTTATTGCACCAGAACATGAAGTACAGCGAACAGTCTATTTTGAGACGATTCTTGAAGAAGGTCAAATTTTTTCAGTTGAATACAGTTATATCAGCCAAGTTGATTATGTCGAATTAGATCCAGAAAAAGCTACTGAGGTGCAGCCGGAATTTGAACTAAATGAACAATTGCCTCATATTCGATTTACACCCTATCTGGAGCAACTGTTAGCTGAAATTTTAGCAGGTGAAACAAACCCAATTAAAAAGGCTCGCAAAATCTATAATTTTATTACAACCAAAGTCAATTACTCTTTTATGCGAGAATATTTTACGATCGAGAATATCTCAGAGTATGCTGCAGTCAATTTAAAAGGGGATTGCGGCGTTCAAGCCATTTTGTTCATTACGTTATGTCGAATGGCTAAAATCCCGGCAAAATGGCAGTCAGGGCTATATGTGTCACAATACTATACAGGTTGTCACGATTGGACGCAATTTTATGTGGCACCATATGGTTGGGTTTTTGCTGATCTATCATTTGGTGGCGGCGCGCGTAGAAACGGCGATTTAGAGCGTTGGAATTATTACTTTGGTAATCTGGATATATTTAGAATGCCGGCCAATAGTGAGATTCAAATGGATTTTAATCCACCAAAACAGTTTTTACGAGCAGATCCAATTGATAATCAGCGGGGAGAATTTGAATATCAAAACCAAGGTCTTCCTTACGCCTACTTAGAGGTGAAACAAGAACTTGTTTCAATGGAAGAACTTGTGTAA
- the recU gene encoding Holliday junction resolvase RecU has translation MAFHYPNGTPYNNHEAPQSKKQVKKRKSIQFGKRGMDFEEKINKSNAFYLSRNTAVIHKKPTPVQIVKVDYPSRSAAVIKEAYFRQASTTDYNGVYDGYYLDFEAKETKNKTSFPLKNFHQHQIDHIQQCLAQKGICFVLMWFSSLNRCFFFSGEDLVTYWSEQESTGKKSLPLSIIEKNGIEIQIGIAPQVPYLDAVRQHIQSNKGVAINDN, from the coding sequence ATGGCTTTTCATTATCCTAATGGTACTCCCTATAATAATCATGAAGCACCACAATCAAAAAAACAAGTAAAAAAACGCAAATCAATTCAATTTGGTAAACGAGGGATGGATTTCGAAGAAAAAATCAATAAAAGTAATGCTTTTTATTTATCGCGCAATACTGCGGTCATTCATAAAAAGCCTACTCCCGTTCAAATTGTCAAAGTTGATTATCCAAGCCGCAGTGCTGCCGTAATCAAGGAAGCTTACTTTAGACAAGCCTCCACTACCGATTATAATGGTGTCTATGATGGATATTATCTGGATTTTGAAGCGAAGGAAACGAAGAATAAAACTTCTTTCCCTTTAAAAAACTTTCACCAACACCAGATCGATCATATCCAGCAATGTTTGGCGCAAAAAGGAATTTGCTTTGTTCTAATGTGGTTTTCTTCATTGAATAGATGTTTCTTTTTTAGCGGGGAAGATTTAGTAACCTATTGGTCAGAACAAGAAAGTACTGGAAAAAAATCGTTGCCTTTATCTATTATTGAAAAAAATGGGATAGAAATCCAAATTGGCATTGCACCTCAAGTACCATACTTGGATGCAGTCCGGCAACATATTCAATCAAACAAAGGAGTTGCGATTAATGACAACTGA
- a CDS encoding DUF1273 domain-containing protein — MENVKTLYVTGYKSFEIGAFQDNDPKIIVIKNLLKKEIIGYLDTGLEWVLVSGNLGTEIWAAEVVAELKNDYPELKLGLIYPFKEFGSNWNEKNQANLVKIELLADFVDSVSHQPYKSPAQLKMHTRFLLEHSGASLLVYDKEYPGKTEYFLKDAELFSEKFPYEIRLITMDDLQNSMES; from the coding sequence ATGGAAAACGTAAAAACACTTTATGTGACTGGTTATAAAAGCTTTGAAATCGGGGCTTTTCAAGACAATGACCCTAAAATTATAGTTATTAAAAATCTATTAAAAAAAGAAATTATAGGCTATTTGGACACTGGATTAGAGTGGGTTTTGGTTTCTGGCAACCTTGGTACGGAGATTTGGGCAGCAGAAGTTGTGGCAGAATTGAAAAATGATTACCCAGAATTAAAATTAGGACTGATTTATCCATTTAAAGAATTTGGGAGTAACTGGAATGAAAAAAATCAGGCAAATTTAGTAAAAATTGAACTTTTAGCAGATTTTGTGGATTCTGTCAGTCATCAGCCTTATAAATCTCCAGCGCAATTAAAAATGCATACACGGTTTTTATTAGAACATTCCGGCGCTAGCTTGCTTGTTTATGATAAGGAATATCCTGGTAAGACAGAGTATTTTTTAAAGGATGCAGAACTTTTTTCTGAGAAATTTCCCTATGAAATCCGCCTAATAACAATGGATGATTTACAAAACTCGATGGAATCGTAA
- a CDS encoding PBP1A family penicillin-binding protein, whose amino-acid sequence MTTDEIGSRAARHGHPSGTNNTENTPPTNGGKKPKKKRILLKLFLGLVLLGVLGLIAGIGLFWSYAKDAPKLEDDKLSATVSSKLYDANNEVFEELGAEKREMIKPTDVPQLLKDAVVSVEDKRFYKHSGVDPIRILGSAFSNFKTGGLQGGSTLTQQLIKLSYFSTKEKDQNLKRKAQEAWLAIELEKEKSKEEILTYYINKVYMANGLYGMETAAQSYFGKPLAELNLPQTALLAGMPQAPNDYDPYVKPDVAKERRDVVLYTMKENDKITQKEYDDAKATPIDDGLQPLKQSNENRKIVDNYIREVIAEVESMGKNVYTDGLDIHTNLDMNAQKRLYEIINSDTYVEYPDQDFQVASTVIDVKTGQVKAQIGGRNIPDDVQLGTNLAIETDRDVGSTMKPIADYGPAIENLNYSTGRIMMDQPTTYEGTNIPVTNADMQYYGALTMRKAIMYSRNTTAIRTFDAVGSDKSAAFLKDLGIEFKEIVAANAISSNTSDLGGNKYGVSSLKLAAAYAAFANMGVYNKPHYVNKVVYQDGSEDVIETESKRAMKDSTAYMMTDMLKDVISGGTAFNAGIPGLIQAGKTGTANYTDADLANIGASESSSIAPDSTFVGYTPHYAVSVWTGYKQRLTPIPYEYWGTASDVYREMMTYLSEGVANDDWTMPDTVIRSGSELYVKGAYEEQLLPSSTTGSDTSSSWKTSISSEPATTSSSTVPSQTEPPASQSSEPPASSTPQTEPPASSTPSEEPASSELPQSSSAPPVIQNNSFRRRSSPG is encoded by the coding sequence ATGACAACTGATGAAATAGGCTCACGTGCAGCCAGGCACGGACATCCTTCTGGAACGAACAATACTGAAAATACACCACCTACTAATGGTGGTAAAAAACCTAAGAAGAAACGAATTCTCTTAAAACTATTTCTAGGATTGGTTTTACTTGGTGTCTTAGGTCTGATAGCGGGGATAGGCCTTTTCTGGTCATATGCAAAAGACGCCCCTAAATTAGAGGATGATAAGCTAAGCGCCACTGTGTCTTCAAAACTCTATGATGCAAATAATGAAGTTTTTGAAGAATTGGGTGCGGAAAAACGTGAGATGATCAAACCAACTGATGTTCCACAATTGTTGAAAGACGCAGTTGTATCGGTCGAAGATAAGCGTTTTTACAAGCATAGCGGTGTTGATCCGATTCGAATTCTTGGCTCTGCTTTTTCAAATTTTAAAACAGGCGGTTTACAAGGTGGTAGTACGCTGACACAGCAATTGATCAAACTTTCTTACTTCTCTACAAAAGAGAAGGATCAAAACCTTAAACGAAAAGCTCAAGAAGCTTGGCTTGCGATTGAATTAGAAAAAGAAAAATCAAAAGAAGAAATTTTAACGTATTACATCAACAAGGTTTACATGGCCAACGGCTTATATGGTATGGAGACAGCTGCGCAATCCTATTTTGGAAAACCTTTAGCTGAACTTAATCTTCCACAAACTGCTTTGCTTGCCGGTATGCCGCAAGCGCCAAATGACTATGATCCATATGTAAAACCAGACGTTGCGAAAGAACGTCGTGATGTCGTTTTATATACTATGAAAGAAAACGATAAAATCACGCAAAAAGAATACGATGATGCAAAAGCAACACCGATCGACGATGGTCTGCAACCGTTGAAACAATCCAATGAAAACCGAAAAATCGTTGATAACTATATTAGAGAAGTCATTGCTGAAGTTGAAAGTATGGGCAAAAATGTTTATACAGATGGTTTAGATATCCATACGAATCTCGACATGAATGCACAAAAACGTCTTTATGAGATTATCAACAGTGACACATATGTAGAGTATCCTGATCAAGATTTCCAAGTCGCTTCGACCGTGATTGATGTAAAAACCGGACAAGTCAAAGCTCAAATCGGAGGTCGGAATATTCCAGATGATGTTCAGTTAGGGACTAATCTAGCGATTGAAACTGACCGTGATGTCGGTTCAACAATGAAACCGATCGCCGATTATGGGCCAGCTATTGAAAACTTGAACTATTCAACTGGCCGAATCATGATGGATCAACCGACTACCTATGAAGGAACCAATATTCCTGTTACAAATGCTGATATGCAATATTACGGTGCTCTTACAATGCGTAAAGCAATTATGTATTCTCGTAATACAACAGCGATTCGAACATTTGATGCTGTTGGTAGTGACAAATCAGCGGCCTTCTTAAAAGATTTAGGGATCGAGTTTAAAGAGATAGTTGCCGCTAATGCGATTTCTAGTAATACCAGTGATTTAGGCGGTAATAAATATGGTGTTTCTTCCTTAAAATTAGCCGCTGCCTACGCTGCTTTTGCAAATATGGGTGTCTACAACAAACCGCATTACGTCAACAAAGTCGTCTATCAAGATGGCTCCGAAGATGTCATTGAGACAGAAAGCAAACGTGCGATGAAAGATTCCACGGCTTACATGATGACAGACATGCTGAAAGATGTTATTTCTGGCGGTACAGCCTTCAATGCAGGCATACCTGGATTGATCCAAGCCGGAAAAACTGGAACCGCTAATTATACGGATGCAGACCTTGCCAACATTGGTGCCTCTGAATCATCCAGCATTGCGCCTGACAGCACGTTTGTTGGTTATACGCCTCATTATGCAGTTTCTGTCTGGACAGGCTACAAACAGCGTTTAACGCCTATTCCTTATGAATACTGGGGCACTGCTTCTGATGTTTACAGAGAAATGATGACTTATCTATCAGAAGGTGTTGCTAATGATGATTGGACTATGCCAGATACCGTGATTCGCTCTGGTAGTGAACTCTATGTTAAAGGTGCTTATGAAGAGCAACTATTGCCTTCAAGTACGACAGGTTCTGATACGTCTTCCTCTTGGAAAACGTCTATCAGTTCTGAACCTGCAACTACAAGCAGTTCTACTGTTCCATCACAAACAGAACCACCAGCATCTCAATCTAGTGAACCGCCAGCTTCATCTACACCACAAACAGAACCACCAGCATCAAGTACGCCAAGTGAAGAGCCGGCCAGCAGTGAACTACCACAATCATCCTCAGCACCACCCGTTATACAAAATAATTCATTCAGGCGACGATCATCTCCTGGTTGA
- a CDS encoding helix-turn-helix domain-containing protein, which produces MEFRKIKSLRKEKKITLTELGEKTGYSASFLSQIERGTNRPSLEALRKIADALDVTVASLLANEAPQVIQDEETSAHGYKVIRNSSGTIYNPWQTNSTYYDTLFNLPVHTNNMVISKIYIDAQSSSSGRKIAHNLCEINYVIKGEATIELQDEVLILHEGDAIFLEAFTQHNIINATENELMLFTLQF; this is translated from the coding sequence ATGGAATTTAGAAAAATTAAGAGTTTAAGAAAAGAAAAAAAGATTACTTTAACAGAACTTGGTGAGAAAACAGGTTATTCTGCAAGCTTCTTATCGCAAATCGAACGTGGCACTAATCGCCCCTCTCTAGAAGCTTTACGAAAAATTGCCGATGCACTTGATGTCACGGTAGCTTCTCTTTTAGCAAATGAAGCTCCTCAAGTTATCCAAGACGAAGAAACATCAGCTCATGGCTATAAAGTTATTCGCAACTCTTCAGGTACGATTTACAACCCTTGGCAAACAAATTCTACATATTATGATACCTTGTTTAATTTACCCGTACATACGAACAACATGGTGATTTCAAAAATTTATATTGATGCACAGTCCTCTTCTAGCGGAAGAAAAATTGCTCATAATCTTTGTGAAATCAATTACGTGATCAAAGGCGAAGCAACGATCGAACTTCAAGATGAAGTGCTTATCTTACACGAAGGAGACGCAATATTTTTAGAAGCGTTCACTCAACATAACATTATAAATGCTACTGAAAACGAGTTGATGCTCTTTACTTTGCAATTTTAG
- a CDS encoding peptide ABC transporter substrate-binding protein, translating to MKKGLKQGVTLLTTLLLLSACGGNSSNKSADSTDDKVATGQKSAKVLNLMEASEVGSMDTIFTQDEPSVNAQSNVFEGLYQLDEKDNVIPAVAKEMPEISEDGKTYKIKLREDAKWSNGDKVTANDFVFAWKKMADPKNQANYFFLMDGTILNGTEIVNEEKSADELGVKAIDDYTLEIKMAKPVTYFTSLLAFSPFFPQNEKFVTEKGKEYGTSSENIVSNGPFLMENWDQASMSWDLVANPEYYDADKVKSEKIHFEVLKETNTVFNLYESGELDVAILTGDFAKQNKDNPDYEAIQRSKVYSLRMNQKRNDKPSIFANENVRKAVAYALDKKSLVENILADGSKDIYGYIPKDFVANPETGEDFRKEAGDLVKTDEKLANEYLEKAKKELNGDVTIELLSKDGDGDKKVAEFIQGQLEKTLPGLKINVKTVPLNNSIELMKKGDYELSVSMWGPDYQDPMTFLESSVSTKNKTSYRSEKYDQLIDDASNKYANEPEKRWEALIAAEKVLIEEDVALIPLYQQARGQLVRPGVEGIEYHNFGATSTYKNAYIKE from the coding sequence ATGAAAAAAGGGTTAAAACAAGGGGTCACGTTGTTGACAACACTATTACTGCTATCAGCTTGTGGGGGGAATTCAAGTAATAAATCAGCAGATAGTACAGATGATAAAGTTGCAACTGGGCAGAAATCAGCGAAAGTCCTAAATTTGATGGAAGCATCGGAAGTAGGATCAATGGATACGATTTTTACGCAAGATGAGCCAAGTGTCAATGCTCAGTCAAATGTTTTTGAAGGATTATATCAATTAGATGAAAAAGACAATGTGATTCCAGCTGTTGCCAAAGAAATGCCGGAAATTTCTGAGGATGGTAAAACCTATAAAATCAAGTTAAGAGAAGATGCAAAATGGTCAAATGGTGATAAAGTAACAGCGAACGATTTTGTGTTTGCATGGAAGAAGATGGCGGATCCTAAAAATCAAGCCAATTACTTCTTCTTGATGGATGGGACGATTCTAAACGGGACAGAGATCGTAAACGAAGAAAAATCAGCAGATGAACTAGGGGTAAAAGCAATAGATGACTATACACTAGAAATCAAAATGGCAAAACCTGTCACGTATTTCACCTCATTACTAGCATTTTCACCTTTCTTCCCACAAAATGAAAAATTTGTGACTGAAAAAGGCAAAGAATATGGGACTTCCAGCGAGAATATCGTCTCAAACGGGCCATTCTTAATGGAAAATTGGGACCAAGCGTCAATGTCATGGGATTTAGTTGCGAATCCAGAATATTATGATGCAGATAAAGTAAAATCAGAAAAAATTCATTTTGAGGTTTTAAAAGAAACAAACACAGTTTTCAACCTTTATGAATCTGGTGAATTGGATGTAGCGATTTTGACAGGAGACTTTGCCAAACAAAATAAAGACAATCCTGATTATGAAGCAATTCAACGTTCAAAAGTCTATTCATTAAGAATGAACCAAAAGAGAAATGATAAACCATCGATTTTCGCAAATGAAAATGTCCGAAAAGCAGTCGCCTATGCCCTTGACAAGAAAAGCTTAGTGGAAAATATCTTAGCAGATGGTTCAAAAGACATTTATGGATACATTCCTAAAGACTTTGTTGCTAATCCTGAAACAGGAGAAGATTTCCGAAAAGAAGCCGGCGATTTAGTAAAAACAGACGAAAAATTAGCCAATGAATACCTAGAAAAAGCGAAAAAAGAATTAAATGGTGATGTAACCATCGAATTACTTTCTAAAGATGGTGATGGTGATAAGAAAGTAGCAGAATTTATTCAAGGACAATTAGAAAAAACGTTACCTGGTCTAAAAATCAATGTTAAAACAGTTCCTCTTAACAATTCCATCGAACTTATGAAAAAAGGGGACTATGAGCTATCTGTCAGCATGTGGGGGCCAGATTATCAAGATCCAATGACCTTCTTAGAAAGCTCAGTCAGCACGAAAAATAAAACAAGCTATCGTAGTGAAAAATATGATCAATTGATTGATGACGCATCAAATAAATACGCTAATGAACCTGAAAAACGTTGGGAAGCGTTGATTGCCGCTGAAAAAGTGTTGATCGAAGAAGACGTTGCTTTGATTCCTTTATATCAACAAGCCAGAGGGCAGCTTGTTCGTCCAGGTGTTGAAGGAATTGAGTATCATAATTTTGGTGCAACGAGCACATACAAAAATGCTTACATCAAAGAATAA
- a CDS encoding CTP synthase: protein MTKYIFVTGGVVSSIGKGIVAASLGRLLKNRGLKVTIQKFDPYINVDPGTMSPYQHGEVFVTDDGAETDLDLGHYERFIDINLNKYSNVTTGKIYSEVLRKERKGEYLGATVQVIPHITNEIKEKIMRAASMTDADIIITEVGGTVGDIESLPFLEALRQMKAEVGSDNVMYIHTTLIPYLKAAGEMKTKPTQHSVKELRSLGIQPNILVIRTELPVSQGTKNKLAQFCDVAPEAVIESRDVETLYSIPLALQAQNMDQIVCDHLKLDVPVADMTEWRALEAKVLGLKKTTRIALVGKYVELPDAYLSVVEALKHAGFAFDSDIAIDWIDSQELTEANVADVLKEADGILVPGGFGDRGVEGKIEAIRFARENDVPFLGICLGMQMACVEFARNVVKLEDAGSAENNPDVLNNIIDLMADQENVENLGGTLRLGLYPCKLKKGSVTAAAYEGQEVVQERHRHRYEFNNKYRQLFEEKGLIFSGVSPDNRLVEIVELPEKKFFVACQFHPELISRPNRPQHLIKGFVEAALNNQ, encoded by the coding sequence ATGACAAAATATATCTTTGTTACAGGCGGCGTAGTTTCTTCGATTGGGAAGGGAATTGTTGCAGCATCTTTAGGACGTTTATTAAAAAATCGCGGCTTGAAAGTAACGATTCAAAAATTTGATCCGTATATCAATGTGGATCCAGGAACAATGAGTCCTTACCAACATGGAGAAGTTTTTGTCACAGATGATGGTGCCGAAACAGACTTGGATTTAGGTCACTATGAACGATTTATTGATATCAATCTAAATAAATATTCAAACGTGACAACAGGGAAAATTTATTCAGAAGTGCTGAGAAAAGAACGTAAAGGTGAATATTTGGGTGCTACTGTTCAAGTTATTCCACATATCACAAATGAAATCAAGGAAAAAATCATGAGAGCCGCAAGCATGACCGATGCAGATATCATTATTACTGAAGTGGGCGGAACAGTCGGTGACATTGAATCTTTACCATTCTTAGAAGCACTGCGCCAAATGAAGGCAGAAGTAGGCAGTGACAATGTCATGTATATCCATACAACATTGATTCCTTATCTAAAAGCTGCTGGTGAAATGAAAACTAAACCCACACAACACAGTGTAAAAGAACTACGTAGTTTAGGGATTCAACCAAATATTTTAGTCATTCGTACAGAATTACCAGTTTCACAAGGAACGAAAAATAAATTAGCGCAATTTTGTGATGTAGCACCAGAAGCTGTAATTGAGTCACGCGATGTAGAAACGCTTTATTCAATTCCTTTGGCCTTACAAGCTCAAAATATGGATCAGATTGTCTGTGATCACTTGAAACTAGATGTACCTGTTGCAGATATGACAGAGTGGCGTGCTTTAGAAGCAAAAGTATTAGGTTTGAAGAAAACAACTAGAATTGCCTTAGTTGGGAAATATGTAGAACTTCCAGATGCGTATCTTTCAGTCGTTGAAGCGTTGAAACATGCCGGTTTTGCATTTGATTCTGACATTGCGATCGACTGGATCGATTCACAAGAATTAACAGAAGCAAATGTTGCGGATGTTTTGAAAGAGGCTGATGGAATCTTAGTTCCAGGCGGATTTGGGGATCGCGGAGTAGAAGGGAAGATCGAAGCAATCCGTTTTGCTCGTGAAAACGATGTGCCGTTCTTAGGAATTTGTTTAGGGATGCAAATGGCTTGTGTCGAATTTGCCCGTAATGTTGTCAAACTAGAAGATGCTGGTTCAGCAGAAAACAATCCAGATGTTCTTAACAATATTATTGATTTGATGGCTGACCAAGAAAATGTTGAAAATCTAGGCGGAACGTTACGTTTAGGGTTATACCCATGTAAACTTAAAAAAGGAAGTGTAACAGCCGCTGCTTATGAAGGGCAAGAAGTGGTTCAAGAACGTCATCGTCATCGTTATGAGTTCAATAACAAATACCGTCAATTATTTGAAGAAAAAGGCTTAATTTTCTCAGGCGTTTCACCAGACAATCGTTTAGTTGAAATCGTCGAATTACCAGAGAAAAAATTCTTTGTAGCATGTCAATTCCATCCAGAATTGATTTCTAGACCGAATAGACCACAACATTTAATCAAAGGATTTGTTGAGGCTGCATTAAACAACCAATAA